Proteins encoded by one window of Pseudonocardia alni:
- a CDS encoding Fur family transcriptional regulator translates to MDSTLKGTLHRRGLRMTPQRQLVLDAVRELGHATPEQVCSRVQATAPAVNITTVYRTLDLLEELGVVRHAHLGHGAPTYSEHQHRHVHLVCHHCGRVDEAPTELLSDVASRTLADLGFHLDATHVALSGTCVDCAHDDEDSADGAPEQDDTAPQEGAEGDR, encoded by the coding sequence GTGGACAGCACACTGAAGGGCACGTTGCACCGGCGTGGGCTCCGGATGACCCCTCAACGCCAGCTCGTGCTGGACGCGGTCCGGGAGCTGGGGCACGCGACACCCGAGCAGGTGTGCAGCCGGGTCCAGGCGACGGCACCGGCGGTGAACATCACGACGGTGTACCGGACGCTGGACCTGCTCGAAGAGCTCGGCGTCGTCCGGCACGCCCATCTCGGGCACGGTGCGCCGACCTACTCCGAGCACCAGCACCGCCACGTCCACCTCGTCTGCCACCACTGCGGCCGGGTGGACGAGGCGCCGACCGAGCTGCTCTCCGATGTGGCGAGTCGCACGCTCGCCGACCTGGGCTTCCACCTGGACGCGACGCACGTGGCACTGTCCGGCACGTGCGTCGACTGTGCGCACGACGACGAGGACTCCGCCGACGGAGCCCCCGAGCAGGACGACACGGCGCCCCAGGAGGGCGCGGAGGGAGACCGGTGA
- a CDS encoding sterol carrier family protein, with protein MSDVLLDWVDDGVEPDRATRKSAVKASLDELARRAPGRSVEVRVPPFGAVQCVEGPRHTRGTPPNVVEADPRTWIALAVGRLSWDDALAAGRVSASGSRAGEIAAFLPLRTP; from the coding sequence ATGTCCGACGTCCTCCTGGACTGGGTCGACGACGGGGTCGAGCCGGACCGGGCGACACGGAAGTCGGCGGTGAAGGCGTCGCTCGACGAGCTGGCCCGGCGCGCGCCGGGCCGCAGCGTCGAGGTACGGGTCCCGCCGTTCGGTGCGGTGCAGTGCGTCGAGGGGCCGCGGCACACCCGCGGCACCCCGCCGAACGTCGTCGAGGCCGACCCGCGGACCTGGATCGCGCTCGCCGTCGGCCGCCTGAGCTGGGACGACGCGCTCGCCGCCGGGCGGGTGTCGGCGTCCGGGTCGCGGGCCGGCGAGATCGCCGCGTTCCTGCCGCTCCGCACGCCGTGA
- a CDS encoding NUDIX hydrolase has translation MRGNLFAVAVNLVVLTVRSDRLHVLLIERGEPPFLGHWALPGGFVRPEEDLVHTASRRLGEETGADTGSAVCGHLEQLASYAAPDRDPRGRVLSVGYLALLPDMPEPTPGGGATASAWCAVDDVPPLAFDHQRILADGVERAKSKLEYTTLAVSFCPDEFTVTDLRRVYEAVWGTSLDPRNFQRKVTSTDGFLVPTTTLVTGGRGRPPRLFRRGPATALHPPMLRESHRAGSRQPASHDAELHHSFE, from the coding sequence ATGCGCGGCAACCTGTTCGCGGTCGCCGTCAACCTCGTCGTGCTGACCGTGCGGTCGGACCGTCTGCACGTGCTGCTCATCGAGCGGGGCGAGCCCCCGTTCCTCGGGCACTGGGCCCTGCCCGGTGGTTTCGTCCGCCCGGAGGAGGACCTCGTGCACACCGCCAGCCGGCGGTTGGGCGAGGAGACCGGGGCCGACACCGGCAGTGCCGTGTGCGGGCACCTCGAGCAGCTGGCGAGCTACGCCGCACCCGACCGCGATCCCCGCGGCCGGGTCCTGTCCGTGGGGTACCTCGCGCTGCTCCCGGACATGCCGGAGCCGACACCGGGTGGCGGGGCCACCGCGTCCGCGTGGTGCGCCGTCGACGACGTGCCGCCGCTGGCGTTCGACCACCAGCGCATCCTCGCCGACGGCGTGGAGCGGGCGAAGTCGAAGCTCGAGTACACGACGCTCGCCGTCTCGTTCTGCCCGGACGAGTTCACGGTGACCGACCTGCGCCGGGTCTACGAGGCCGTCTGGGGGACCTCCTTGGACCCGCGCAACTTCCAGCGCAAGGTGACCTCCACCGACGGCTTCCTCGTGCCGACGACGACGCTGGTCACCGGCGGTCGCGGGCGGCCGCCCCGGTTGTTCCGCCGCGGCCCGGCGACGGCGCTGCACCCGCCGATGCTGCGTGAGTCCCACCGCGCCGGGAGCCGGCAGCCGGCGTCGCACGACGCGGAGCTGCATCACTCCTTCGAGTGA
- the purF gene encoding amidophosphoribosyltransferase has translation MSSVRNEHVSPERTLSLTPVAPPAAEPDEQGPREECGVFGVWAPGEDVAKMTYYGLYALQHRGQEAAGIAVSDGRRTVVFKDLGLVSQVFDEQTLSSLRGHLAVGHCRYSTTGATTWENAQPTFRTTAAGSGLALGHNGNLVNTAELREDVAKLENRKRSGLRATTDSDLLTELLAAGAADLGVYEAAMRLLPRLRGAFSLTFADESTLYAARDPQGVRPLVLGRLERGWVVASETAALDIVGASFVREVEPGELIAIDADGIRSQRFAAPEPKGCVFEYVYLARPDTTIAGRSVYDTRVEIGRRLAEEHPVEADLVIPVPESGTPAAIGYAQGSGIPYGQGLVKNAYVGRTFIQPSQTIRQLGIRLKLNPLRNVIRGKRLVVVDDSIVRGNTQRALVRMLREAGALEVHVRIASPPVRWPCFYGIDFASRAELIANGADTEGVRRSIGSDSLGYVSVEQMVAASEQPRSRLCCACFDGDYPIPLPEEAQLGKHLLEDVPEPAASGAASGDPGPLSVGYGAGEALTRP, from the coding sequence TTGAGTTCCGTCCGGAACGAGCACGTCAGCCCTGAACGAACCCTCTCCCTCACCCCCGTCGCACCCCCCGCCGCCGAGCCCGACGAGCAAGGACCCCGCGAGGAGTGCGGTGTGTTCGGCGTCTGGGCCCCCGGCGAGGACGTCGCGAAGATGACCTACTACGGCCTCTACGCGCTGCAGCACCGCGGCCAGGAGGCCGCCGGCATCGCCGTGTCCGACGGCCGCCGCACCGTGGTGTTCAAGGACCTCGGCCTGGTCAGCCAGGTGTTCGACGAGCAGACGCTGTCCTCGCTGCGCGGGCACCTCGCCGTCGGCCACTGCCGCTACTCGACGACCGGTGCGACGACCTGGGAGAACGCCCAGCCGACGTTCCGCACCACGGCCGCGGGCTCCGGCCTGGCGCTGGGTCACAACGGCAACCTGGTGAACACCGCCGAGCTGCGCGAGGACGTCGCGAAGCTGGAGAACCGCAAGCGGTCCGGGTTGCGCGCGACCACCGACTCCGACCTGCTCACCGAGCTGCTGGCCGCGGGCGCCGCGGACCTCGGCGTCTACGAGGCCGCGATGCGGCTGCTGCCGCGGCTGCGCGGCGCGTTCTCGCTGACCTTCGCCGACGAGAGCACCCTCTACGCCGCCCGCGACCCCCAGGGCGTCCGCCCGCTGGTCCTGGGCCGCCTGGAGCGCGGCTGGGTCGTCGCGTCGGAGACGGCGGCGCTGGACATCGTCGGCGCCTCGTTCGTCCGCGAGGTCGAGCCGGGCGAGCTCATCGCGATCGACGCCGACGGCATCCGCAGCCAGCGCTTCGCCGCCCCGGAGCCGAAGGGCTGCGTGTTCGAGTACGTCTACCTGGCGCGACCGGACACCACCATCGCCGGCCGTTCGGTCTACGACACCCGGGTGGAGATCGGCCGCCGGCTCGCCGAGGAGCACCCGGTCGAGGCCGACCTGGTCATCCCGGTCCCGGAGTCCGGCACCCCGGCCGCCATCGGCTACGCCCAGGGCTCCGGCATCCCCTACGGCCAGGGCCTGGTGAAGAACGCCTACGTCGGGCGCACCTTCATCCAGCCCAGCCAGACCATCCGCCAGCTCGGCATCCGGCTGAAGCTGAACCCGCTGCGCAACGTCATCCGCGGCAAGCGGCTGGTCGTCGTCGACGACTCGATCGTCCGCGGCAACACCCAGCGCGCACTGGTGCGGATGCTGCGCGAGGCCGGCGCCCTCGAGGTGCACGTGCGGATCGCCTCGCCGCCCGTGCGCTGGCCCTGCTTCTACGGCATCGACTTCGCCAGCCGGGCCGAGCTGATCGCCAACGGCGCCGACACCGAGGGCGTCCGACGCTCGATCGGCTCGGACAGCCTCGGCTACGTCTCGGTCGAGCAGATGGTCGCCGCCTCCGAGCAGCCGCGCTCGCGGCTGTGCTGCGCCTGCTTCGACGGGGACTACCCGATCCCGCTGCCGGAGGAGGCCCAGCTCGGCAAGCACCTGCTCGAGGACGTCCCGGAGCCGGCGGCGTCCGGCGCCGCCTCTGGCGATCCCGGCCCGCTGTCCGTCGGATACGGTGCCGGAGAGGCACTGACCCGCCCGTAG
- the purL gene encoding phosphoribosylformylglycinamidine synthase subunit PurL encodes MTQSQVPVDSVKHAEATPEQPQPFRELGLKDDEYVRIREILGRRPTDAELAMYSVMWSEHCSYKSSKVHLRYFGETTTEQMRSTMLAGIGENAGVVSVGDGWAVTFKVESHNHPSYVEPYQGAATGVGGIVRDIMAMGARPIAVGDPLRFGPLEADDTGRVLPGIVAGVGGYGNCLGLPNVAGEVVFDPSYAGNPLVNALCVGALKTEDLHLAFASGTGNKIILFGATTGLDGIGGVSVLASETFDSAGGGTGRKKLPSVQVGDPFTEKVLIECCLELFAAGLVVGIQDLGGAGLSCATSELASAGDGGMHVDLDAVPLRATGMTAAEILSSESQERMCAVVTPENVEAFLAVCRKWDTIATVIGEVTDGDRLVITSQGETVVDVPPRTVAHEGPVYTRPVARDDAKQDALNADSPEMLPRPETPSELRAEILRMAAAPNLASRSWVTDQYDRYVRGNTVAAHGADSGVVQVDESTGRGIAVATDCNARFVALDPYVGAQLALAEAYRNVATSGAVPLAVTDCLNFGSPEDPHVMWQFEQAVRGLADGCAVLGTPVTGGNVSFYNQTGTTAILPTPVVGVLGVIDDVTTAVRSGFAGADGDTVVLLGTTAAEFGGSEWAHEVHGHLGGRPPAVDLEHERRLAQLLAAAAADRALTGSHDLSDGGLAQGLVEAALAGGRGARVDLAGVHEDSFTALFAESAGRVLVTVPADDAEAFLARAAEAGVPALRLGETGGDVLDLGDALGTLALDELRAAWEGTLPARFGAVSV; translated from the coding sequence GTGACGCAGTCCCAGGTGCCGGTCGATTCCGTCAAGCACGCCGAGGCCACTCCGGAGCAGCCGCAGCCCTTCCGGGAGCTGGGGCTCAAGGACGACGAGTACGTCCGGATCCGGGAGATCCTCGGCCGCCGGCCCACCGACGCCGAGCTGGCGATGTACTCGGTGATGTGGAGCGAGCACTGCTCCTACAAGTCCTCCAAGGTCCACCTGCGCTACTTCGGTGAGACCACCACCGAGCAGATGCGCTCGACGATGCTCGCCGGGATCGGCGAGAACGCGGGCGTCGTGTCCGTCGGCGACGGCTGGGCGGTCACCTTCAAGGTCGAGTCGCACAACCACCCGTCCTACGTCGAGCCCTACCAGGGGGCGGCGACCGGTGTCGGCGGCATCGTCCGCGACATCATGGCCATGGGCGCGCGCCCGATCGCCGTCGGCGACCCGCTGCGGTTCGGTCCGCTCGAGGCCGACGACACCGGGCGGGTGCTGCCCGGCATCGTCGCCGGCGTCGGCGGCTACGGGAACTGCCTCGGCCTGCCGAACGTCGCGGGCGAGGTCGTCTTCGACCCGTCCTACGCGGGGAACCCGCTGGTCAACGCCCTGTGCGTGGGGGCGCTGAAGACCGAGGACCTGCACCTCGCGTTCGCCTCCGGCACCGGCAACAAGATCATCCTGTTCGGTGCGACGACCGGCCTCGACGGCATCGGCGGCGTGTCCGTGCTGGCGTCGGAGACCTTCGACTCCGCCGGCGGCGGCACCGGTCGGAAGAAGCTCCCGAGCGTCCAGGTCGGCGACCCGTTCACCGAGAAGGTCCTCATCGAGTGCTGCCTGGAGCTGTTCGCGGCCGGGCTCGTCGTCGGCATCCAGGACCTCGGCGGCGCCGGGCTGTCCTGCGCGACCTCCGAGCTCGCCTCCGCCGGTGACGGCGGCATGCACGTCGACCTCGACGCCGTCCCGCTGCGCGCCACCGGCATGACCGCCGCCGAGATCCTCTCCTCGGAGTCCCAGGAGCGGATGTGCGCGGTCGTCACCCCGGAGAACGTCGAGGCCTTCCTCGCCGTCTGCCGCAAGTGGGACACCATCGCCACCGTGATCGGCGAGGTCACCGACGGCGACCGCCTGGTGATCACCTCCCAGGGCGAGACCGTCGTCGACGTGCCGCCGCGCACGGTCGCCCACGAGGGCCCGGTCTACACCCGCCCGGTCGCCCGCGACGACGCGAAGCAGGACGCGCTGAACGCGGACTCGCCGGAGATGCTGCCCCGCCCGGAGACCCCGTCCGAGCTGCGTGCGGAGATCCTGCGGATGGCCGCCGCCCCGAACCTCGCGTCCCGCTCGTGGGTCACCGACCAGTACGACCGCTACGTGCGCGGCAACACCGTCGCCGCGCACGGCGCCGACTCCGGGGTCGTGCAGGTCGACGAGTCCACCGGCCGCGGCATCGCCGTCGCCACCGACTGCAACGCCCGCTTCGTGGCGCTCGACCCGTACGTCGGCGCGCAGCTCGCGCTGGCCGAGGCCTACCGCAACGTCGCGACCTCCGGCGCCGTGCCGCTCGCCGTCACCGACTGCCTGAACTTCGGCTCTCCGGAGGACCCGCACGTCATGTGGCAGTTCGAGCAGGCCGTGCGCGGTCTCGCCGACGGCTGCGCGGTGCTGGGCACCCCGGTCACCGGCGGCAACGTCAGCTTCTACAACCAGACCGGCACGACGGCGATCCTGCCGACCCCGGTGGTCGGCGTGCTCGGCGTGATCGACGACGTCACCACCGCGGTCCGGTCCGGGTTCGCCGGCGCCGACGGCGACACGGTCGTCCTGCTCGGCACCACCGCCGCCGAGTTCGGCGGGTCGGAGTGGGCGCACGAGGTGCACGGGCACCTCGGCGGACGGCCGCCCGCCGTCGACCTGGAGCACGAGCGGCGCCTCGCGCAGCTCCTCGCCGCCGCGGCCGCGGACCGGGCGCTGACCGGCAGCCACGACCTGTCCGACGGCGGCCTCGCCCAGGGACTGGTCGAGGCCGCGCTCGCCGGGGGCCGGGGCGCCCGCGTCGACCTGGCCGGGGTGCACGAGGACTCGTTCACCGCGCTGTTCGCCGAGTCCGCCGGACGGGTGCTGGTCACCGTGCCCGCCGACGACGCCGAGGCGTTCCTGGCCCGCGCGGCCGAGGCCGGTGTCCCGGCGCTGCGGCTCGGCGAGACCGGCGGCGACGTCCTCGACCTGGGCGACGCCCTCGGCACGCTGGCGCTCGACGAGCTGCGCGCCGCCTGGGAGGGCACGCTCCCGGCGCGGTTCGGCGCCGTCTCGGTCTGA
- the purM gene encoding phosphoribosylformylglycinamidine cyclo-ligase, with the protein MPSTEPGPASYASAGVDIDAGEQAVERFRPFAEKATRPEVRGGIGGFAGLFAAKFGKYSEPVLAASTDGVGTKVAIAQAMDKHDTIGQDLVAMVVDDLVVCGAEPLFLQDYIAIGKIVPDQVATIVRGIAEGCQTAGCALLGGETAEHPGLMEEGAYDLSATGVGVVDAEKMLRPERVRPGDVLVALGSSGLHSNGYSLARHVLLDIARLPLAGELEEFDHSLGEELLVPTRIYAKDCLAITAETGVRTFSHITGGGLARNLERVLPEGLAATVERGSWTPAPIFKLIQSRGRVERAEMEKTFNMGVGMVAVLPPEDVDRALAVLTARHVSAWILGEVGRIGDVDGAGSGELGARVQLRGEHPRF; encoded by the coding sequence ATGCCCTCGACCGAGCCCGGCCCCGCCAGCTACGCCTCCGCGGGGGTGGACATCGACGCGGGGGAGCAGGCGGTCGAGCGTTTCCGTCCGTTCGCCGAGAAGGCCACCCGGCCCGAGGTGCGCGGCGGCATCGGCGGCTTCGCCGGCCTGTTCGCGGCGAAGTTCGGCAAGTACTCCGAGCCGGTCCTGGCCGCCTCCACCGACGGCGTCGGGACCAAGGTCGCGATCGCGCAGGCGATGGACAAGCACGACACCATCGGCCAGGACCTCGTCGCGATGGTCGTCGACGACCTGGTCGTCTGCGGGGCGGAGCCGCTGTTCCTGCAGGACTACATCGCCATCGGCAAGATCGTCCCCGACCAGGTCGCGACGATCGTCCGCGGCATCGCCGAGGGCTGCCAGACCGCGGGCTGCGCGCTGCTCGGCGGCGAGACCGCCGAGCACCCCGGGCTGATGGAGGAGGGCGCCTACGACCTCTCCGCCACCGGTGTCGGTGTCGTCGACGCCGAGAAGATGCTGCGGCCCGAGCGCGTCCGCCCCGGCGACGTGCTGGTCGCGCTCGGCTCCTCCGGGCTGCACTCCAACGGTTACTCCCTGGCCCGCCACGTGCTGCTCGACATCGCCCGGCTGCCGCTGGCCGGTGAGCTGGAGGAGTTCGACCACTCCCTCGGCGAGGAGCTGCTCGTCCCGACCCGGATCTACGCCAAGGACTGCCTGGCGATCACCGCCGAGACCGGCGTGCGGACGTTCTCCCACATCACCGGCGGCGGGCTGGCCCGCAACCTGGAGCGGGTGCTGCCCGAGGGCCTCGCAGCCACCGTGGAGCGCGGCTCCTGGACCCCGGCCCCGATCTTCAAGCTGATCCAGTCCCGCGGCCGGGTCGAGCGCGCGGAGATGGAGAAGACGTTCAACATGGGCGTCGGGATGGTCGCGGTGCTGCCGCCCGAGGACGTCGACCGCGCCCTCGCCGTCCTCACCGCCCGGCACGTGTCCGCCTGGATCCTGGGTGAGGTCGGCCGGATCGGCGACGTCGACGGTGCCGGTTCCGGCGAGCTCGGCGCCCGGGTGCAGCTGCGGGGGGAGCACCCCCGCTTCTGA
- the purS gene encoding phosphoribosylformylglycinamidine synthase subunit PurS, with protein MARVVVDVMPKPEILDVQGQAVTRALDRIGVSGVSGVRQGKHFELEVSDGIDDETLHRLAGSLLANPVIEDWTVTRL; from the coding sequence GTGGCCAGAGTGGTGGTGGACGTGATGCCCAAGCCCGAGATCCTCGACGTGCAGGGTCAGGCCGTGACCCGGGCGCTCGACCGGATCGGTGTGTCCGGCGTGAGCGGGGTGCGGCAGGGCAAGCACTTCGAGCTCGAGGTGTCCGACGGCATCGACGACGAGACCCTGCACCGGCTCGCCGGCTCGCTGCTGGCGAACCCGGTGATCGAGGACTGGACGGTGACCCGGCTGTGA
- the purQ gene encoding phosphoribosylformylglycinamidine synthase subunit PurQ, with product MSTRVGVITFPGTLDDVDAARAVHRAGAEAVPLWHGDHDLQGVDAVVVPGGFSYGDYLRAGAIASLAPIMTEVVAGAGRGLPVLGICNGFQILCEAHLLPGALVANAGMHFLCRDLVLTVENAGTAWTRDYAAGDELLIPLKSQEGRYVADAATLDELEGEGRVVFRYRDPAPNGSTRGIAGVTNAAGNVVGLMPHPEHATSALTGPSADGLGLFTSVLARVTA from the coding sequence GTGAGCACCCGCGTCGGTGTGATCACCTTCCCGGGCACCCTGGACGACGTCGACGCCGCCCGCGCGGTCCACCGCGCCGGCGCCGAGGCCGTCCCGCTGTGGCACGGCGACCACGATCTGCAGGGCGTGGACGCCGTCGTCGTGCCGGGTGGGTTCTCCTACGGCGACTACCTGCGCGCCGGCGCGATCGCGAGCCTGGCGCCGATCATGACCGAGGTCGTGGCGGGCGCCGGGCGCGGTCTGCCGGTGCTCGGCATCTGCAACGGATTCCAGATCCTCTGCGAGGCGCACCTGCTCCCCGGCGCGCTCGTCGCGAACGCCGGGATGCACTTCCTGTGCCGCGACCTGGTGCTCACGGTGGAGAACGCCGGCACGGCCTGGACGCGTGACTACGCCGCGGGCGACGAGCTGTTGATCCCGCTCAAGTCGCAGGAGGGCCGCTACGTCGCCGACGCCGCGACCCTCGACGAGCTCGAGGGCGAGGGCCGCGTGGTGTTCCGCTACCGCGACCCGGCCCCGAACGGCTCGACCCGCGGCATCGCCGGTGTGACCAACGCGGCCGGGAACGTCGTCGGTCTCATGCCGCACCCCGAGCACGCGACCAGTGCGCTGACCGGCCCGTCGGCCGACGGGCTCGGCCTGTTCACCTCGGTGCTGGCCCGCGTCACCGCCTGA
- the ygfZ gene encoding CAF17-like 4Fe-4S cluster assembly/insertion protein YgfZ has product MTVPGSEQDPGTTDNAEDTTPDPDDVVAAHHGDPPAEQRAMARSAAVVDRGHREVLAVTGEERLSWLHLLLTQHVSELPPGTGTEALVLDAQGRVLHHMAVASSADTVWLDTEPGEGAALLDYLAKMVFWSKVEPRDVTAELAVLSVVGPQTPAVLAAAGLPVPDAPNGVTALPDGGFVRRMPWPGRDAADVVVPRGTKDARWADLTAAGARAAGTIAFEALRVESRAPRLHRDTDDRTIPHEVGWIGSAVHLTKGCYRGQETVARVANLGRPPRRTVLLMLDAGDEDLPHTGDPVVRDGRTVGRVGTVVQHHELGPVALALLKRSVPVDAELTAGVDDRVSPATIDPDSYEPDPDTPPPGRAARERTGGAARRG; this is encoded by the coding sequence GTGACCGTTCCCGGATCCGAGCAGGACCCCGGCACCACCGACAACGCCGAGGACACGACCCCCGACCCGGACGACGTCGTCGCCGCGCACCACGGCGACCCGCCGGCCGAGCAGCGGGCGATGGCCCGCTCCGCCGCCGTCGTCGACCGCGGGCACCGCGAGGTGCTGGCGGTGACCGGCGAGGAGCGGCTGTCCTGGCTGCACCTGCTGCTCACCCAGCACGTCAGCGAGCTGCCGCCCGGCACCGGCACCGAGGCCCTGGTGCTCGACGCGCAGGGCCGGGTGCTGCACCACATGGCCGTCGCGTCGTCGGCGGACACGGTCTGGCTCGACACCGAGCCCGGCGAGGGCGCAGCACTGCTCGACTACCTGGCGAAGATGGTGTTCTGGTCGAAGGTCGAGCCGCGTGACGTCACCGCCGAGCTGGCGGTGCTGTCGGTCGTCGGTCCGCAGACCCCGGCCGTGCTCGCCGCGGCGGGGCTGCCGGTGCCCGATGCACCGAACGGCGTCACGGCCCTGCCGGACGGCGGGTTCGTGCGACGGATGCCGTGGCCGGGCCGGGACGCGGCGGACGTCGTCGTCCCCCGCGGGACGAAGGACGCCCGCTGGGCGGACCTCACCGCGGCCGGGGCGCGGGCCGCCGGGACGATCGCGTTCGAGGCGCTGCGGGTGGAGTCGCGCGCACCGCGCCTGCACCGCGACACCGACGACCGCACCATCCCGCACGAGGTCGGCTGGATCGGCTCCGCCGTGCACCTGACCAAGGGCTGCTACCGGGGCCAGGAGACCGTCGCCCGGGTCGCGAACCTGGGGCGCCCGCCCCGGCGCACGGTGCTGCTGATGCTCGACGCCGGCGACGAGGACCTGCCGCACACGGGCGACCCGGTGGTGCGCGACGGCCGCACGGTCGGCCGTGTGGGCACGGTCGTCCAGCACCACGAGCTGGGCCCGGTGGCGCTCGCGCTGCTCAAGCGGTCGGTTCCGGTGGACGCCGAGCTGACCGCGGGCGTCGACGACCGGGTCTCCCCCGCGACGATCGACCCGGACTCCTACGAGCCGGACCCGGACACCCCGCCGCCGGGCCGCGCGGCCCGGGAACGGACGGGTGGCGCTGCGCGTCGCGGATGA
- a CDS encoding DUF3073 domain-containing protein: MGRGRAKAKQTKVARELKYSSPSMDLDALQREIGSATAVTTDSREDDYGEYDDLAAKYNDEDDDPRR, encoded by the coding sequence ATGGGGCGTGGACGAGCCAAGGCCAAGCAGACGAAGGTGGCCCGTGAGCTCAAGTACAGCTCCCCTTCTATGGATCTCGACGCCTTGCAGCGGGAGATCGGTAGCGCGACGGCGGTGACTACCGACAGCCGCGAGGACGACTACGGCGAGTACGACGACCTCGCCGCCAAGTACAACGACGAGGACGACGACCCTCGCCGTTGA
- a CDS encoding NAD-dependent epimerase/dehydratase family protein gives MRILVLGGTVFLSRAVAAAALAAGHPVTCVSRGVSGPPPDGAEAVTADRSRPGALAAALHGRTFDAVVDVATMSAPWVRDALDALHGRFGHWTFVSSINAYADPSLRGGTVTQPTLAPLHDQPDQDLTNRDPGVYGAAKVASEQAVRERAGDRAHVVRGGLMCGHGDLSDHYGYWADRFARGGRVVVPDVPAQPMQLVDVDDLAAWIVARAADGTTGTHDGAGQRSTLDRVLTGTADAVGADDLELVRVPERTLAEQDVAFWAGPRSLPLWLPESLWGMVDRDVTTTSAAGPAARPLADTARAALAWERGLGAGRGRRAGLTDAEEQAVLRALG, from the coding sequence ATGCGGATCCTCGTCCTGGGTGGCACGGTCTTCCTCTCCCGCGCGGTCGCCGCGGCCGCGCTCGCTGCGGGCCATCCGGTGACCTGCGTGTCCCGTGGTGTCTCCGGGCCGCCGCCGGACGGCGCGGAGGCGGTGACGGCGGACCGGTCCCGGCCCGGGGCGCTGGCCGCGGCGCTGCACGGGCGCACGTTCGACGCCGTCGTGGACGTCGCGACGATGTCCGCGCCGTGGGTCCGCGACGCCCTCGACGCGCTGCACGGCCGGTTCGGGCACTGGACCTTCGTCTCCTCGATCAACGCCTACGCCGACCCGTCGCTGCGCGGCGGGACCGTGACGCAGCCGACCCTGGCACCGCTGCACGACCAGCCCGACCAGGACCTCACGAACCGGGACCCGGGCGTCTACGGCGCCGCGAAGGTCGCGAGCGAACAGGCCGTGCGGGAGCGGGCGGGCGACCGGGCGCACGTGGTGCGCGGCGGGCTGATGTGCGGGCACGGCGACCTGTCCGACCACTACGGCTACTGGGCGGACCGGTTCGCCCGCGGCGGCCGGGTGGTCGTCCCGGACGTGCCCGCCCAGCCGATGCAGCTCGTCGACGTGGACGACCTCGCCGCCTGGATCGTGGCCCGCGCCGCCGACGGCACCACCGGCACCCACGACGGCGCAGGCCAGCGGTCCACCCTGGACCGGGTGCTCACCGGGACCGCCGACGCCGTGGGCGCCGACGACCTGGAGCTCGTCCGGGTCCCGGAGCGGACGCTGGCCGAGCAGGACGTGGCGTTCTGGGCCGGTCCGCGGTCGCTGCCGCTGTGGCTGCCGGAGTCCCTCTGGGGCATGGTCGACCGGGACGTCACCACGACGTCCGCCGCCGGTCCGGCGGCTCGCCCACTCGCCGACACCGCCCGCGCCGCGCTGGCGTGGGAGCGCGGGCTCGGCGCCGGCCGGGGGCGCCGGGCCGGGCTCACCGACGCCGAGGAGCAGGCCGTGCTGCGGGCGCTCGGCTGA